The genomic interval TCTGCCGGCTGAACCCCAAAGCCTGCCCCGTCATCGACATCATTCCGGCCGGACAGTATGAAAGCGCCCTGGCGCCCGGCTCCGATATCCGCACCGACATCCCCGCCTACCGCGTGTGGGTGGACGGCGAACTGGCCGAGGAGGTCACCGACGTCGCGTCTGTCTGGCGCGACGACATGGTGGGCGTCCTCATCGGCTGCAGCTTCACCTTCGAAGCGGCGCTCGCCAGTGCGGGGATCCCGCTGCGGCATACCGAAACCGGCCGCAACGTGCCCATGTACCGCACGAACGTCGAGTGCACCCCTGCCGGACGGATCCACGGCCCCATGGTGGTCTCCATGCGTCCGATGCTGCCCGAGCTGGTGGAAACGGCCATCCGGGTGACGTCCGAAGTGCCGAAGGTCCACGGCAGCCCGGTCCACGTCGGGTCACCGGAGGATCTGGGCATTGCCGACATCAACCGCCCCGACTTCGGGGATGCGGTGGAGATCCGGCCAGGGGAGGTGCCGGTTTTCTGGGCCTGCGGCGTGACACCGCAGAGCGCAGTGATGGCATCCAGGCCCTCCTTCGCCATCAGCCACGCTCCCGGGCACATGTTCATTACTGATGTTCCGGAAAGCACCTACCGGGAACCGGCGGGAGAGCCATCGTGAAGCGGAGACTTCCCGTGGCCGAGAAACGGGCCCGCCGCGTCATCAACCTGTCGGTGCCACGCCAGCAGGCCACCGGCACACACTGCGAGCTGACCGGCGTCTGGCGGAGCCCCACGGGAGCGAGCATTCAGCTCTACGAGGGCCAGCTCATTCCGAGCGATTCCGGCCGGGCCTGCGTCTGGACCTACACGGGCCCCCTGGCAAGCAAGGCCGGTACGCGCACGGCCAGGCTGGCCACTGCCGAGCAGCACGGACAGTAAACGCAGCAACCTGAAGCGGACGACGGCGGGACCTCCCGTCGTCGTCCGCTTGCGTTTAATCCGCGTGCTACGGCAGGCGCAGCACCCCGGCGGCCGCCACCAGATAGGGGACGGGGATCCGGATCCGTCCCCGCGGCCCACCGCATCCAGGCCTTGAACGTAGTGCCCACGAACTCGGCGTACAGATTCCCCGCCACATCATCGTCGACGCCTGCCGAAACCAGGTACGCCCGTGCGCGCTCGCGCTGCGGCGCCAGGGACTCGTAACTCCGGCTGGCCAGCTCGGGATGCTCGGAAAATCAGCCGCAGCCGCCCCCGTGTGAACCGGGTCTCGCCCAGGGTCAGGGTGTAGGTCTAGGCCGTTCCAGCCGCCGCATACACGCGAACCCAATCCACTCGCATCTCGCCAGCGCCATTGGCAGTGCTGTCTGGGAACCAGTCCAGTTGTAGCGTCTGGTGCATCGAACCGGGAGGCTGGTGCGCGGAGTTGTTGTCCTCAAACCACTTCACCCCATCGACGTAGCCGACGATCCCATTCGGAGACCAGTCAACCGCGTAATTGTGGAACTGAGTAACGTCCAGAGCCCTCGACGCCGACGTCTGCGAGTTCGAACATCCATAGTGGTGGAAGAACGTGATGAGGTTCCAGTCACCAGTCGTCTCCGCGTAGTCAACTTCGCCGTCACAGGGCCAATTCTCACTATCCGGCCACAGGATGGACACCATATGGTACTCATTATCACCGGCCCCGGCCGCACGGACTTCCCACCGCCCGTACTTCTGGTTTGCGAACTTCGCGCCCATTCCAGCGGTCGTGCCGTCCGGAGTTCCAGTCATGACCATTTTGGAACCGTCTACCGTGACCTGCTGGGGACTCCGAATGCCATTCCCCGCGTGCCCGGTGCTGTTGTAAACAATCCACTTCGCGGCATCCGGCGCACCTGTGTAATTGAACTCGTCGCCAGTTACAGGCGTGCCCCAACCATGGACTACGGCCGCCTCGGTAGGTGTTACCGTGTCAGGCGCGGTCGTCACGACCAGTCTTGGACGCAGGGCGGAAGAAGATTCCTTCGACTTGAATCCGATCCACTTCTGCGCGTTGCTTTCCAGCTTGAAGTTCTGCTCGCCACCCTTTGCGCTAACGCCCTTAGTAACATCCCATTCAACCCACGAGCCGGTAGCGAACCCGCCAGCCTTCCCCAGCCACGTCCCGCGTACTGGTGCGTTATTCCAGGCAACTCCCCTCTCGGTCCAGCCGCCAGAGGTAGTGAAAACATCCACGAACTCAGTGGAAGTTGTGGATGCCTCCGAATATGCCCGCAGTTTAGCCGAAACAACATGTTCGCCAGCGGGAACTGGAACATTGAACCGTAGGAGTGTGTTCCGCCAGATGTTCGCACGGCCATCTGTGGACAAACGGACGCTAGCCCCAAAGTTGGTAGTCGCCTTGTCCGCCTGTACGTATGTGTCTATGGTCGGCGAGATCGTCGTTGCGGCGCTTGCCGTTGTCGGAGTAATGATTGCGAACCCAACCAGAATGGATGATGCAACCGCTACGCATTTACGCCAGAACATCAGCCCGCCCCCTATTAAGCCTAAAAATCTTGTTGGACCCGTTGTCCCATGCGATTGTTACATCGCCGCCATTAGGAACAATCGGGAAGTTCGTGCCGGTCCATCCATGTCTCCGGGCTGCGGCCCAGCCGGTAGATGTGCCACGCGCTGCCGGACTTCCACATGTTGGCCCACCAGGACCCGTCGTTCCACGACAGCTTGCCCTGCGACTTGTCCGACCTCGGCGGAGTGGCAACGCCTGAATGACTGACGCTCTGATAGCCGTAATTGCCGGCGGCCCAAGCACGGCTGGAATTACCGAGCAGACTTGTAGCGATGCTTGTGGCGAGGACGAGGGCTTTACTAAGTCAGCGGACGTAGTTTTCATATTCATCGCTGTTTCTACTGGGGATTAAAGTATCCGATTGGGTTAAGCAAGCGTCGACCCAGAAACAACGACGGCTAAATGTAAATGCCAGATATGCCAAAGCGTAGACCAGAAGCGAAAGAATGCGCAACCAATCCCCTATACCTATGTCCAAGGAATGTGCGAAAACCCCTATGCCTAATTAGTGAACGGCGCCACCCAGAGATTCGCCGCCGACGTCGCCACCAAGGTCAACGGCGCCATCCTCGCGTCCGACGGCGGCTGGGCGGCGCTGTAGGGGAGTGGCACCCAACGCCAGCGGACGATGGCGGGAAGTCCCGCCGTCGTTCGCTCTACTTGTTTCGAAGCTTAGGGTCAACGATCTCTGTCCGGATCACTGTCGCCAGCGTCTGGACCGTTGTGGTGATCCCGGTATTCCGCTTGATTTCCTTGCGGATGATGTCCAGCACCGAGTCGGACAGGATGACGTCCAGCAGCGCATCCGGCGACGTTGCCGCGCGGTGCTTCCACAGCTCATCGATCCGACGGCGCTTCAGCGCCTCCCGGTGGAGGAAGAACATTTTGTCCGCTTTTGCCTCCAGCGATTCAGGGCCGAGGAGGTCAACCTCGAAGGCGAGATTCAAAATCACGGGGAGCCCGCCGGTCAGGTGGTAGGCCTGCCAGACCTGGCCGTTGGTGAGGATCATCCATTCCACACCCTCGTTGACCGCATACATTTGGACCTGGCGAAGGTGCCGCTCATTCAGTTTCTGGCTCACCCGCTTGACCTCGATGAAGGCAATCAGCTGCTTGTCAATTCTGACGCCGTAGTCCGCGAAATCCTGCCTGACCATGTATTCGGTGGTCAGGTCTCGGAATTTGTCATAGCCCAAACCCTCGCAGAGCATGTCCGTAATCAAAAGGCGGGTGTCGCCCTCATTGGCATCACGGGTGAGGAGATCGTGGAGTGGTTTGGTGAATCGCTGAACAGCACCTTTAACCTGCTCATGGGCCTCGGACTCCCACTTCGGTCCCTTGACAATGGGGGGAGCGGGTTTGATCTCCGCGATGACTGTGACGGCTTCGGCGGCGTGGCTGCTTCCGTGTTCCGTGTCCGGGGAAACGACCGCCACGAGACTTACTTCCATCACCGGCGGCGCCGGCGCGTCGGCTGAATTTTCGTCGGCTGGTAGGACTTGGAGAGCAGTGGCCGCACTCACGGGACGCGACAATTCGTCGGGGAGCTGGATATGTGGGTCCACGACACCAAAAGCCGCTTGTTTCAACAGCCACTGGATTGTCGGCAACCATGGCTCAACGGCCTCCCTGCTTACTCCCGGGGCCTCGACGGTCCTCGCCGCGGAGATGGCCTCCAGATCGGCAATCCGCGGAACAAGGTGGCCCTGCCCGGCTGCCGCCGTCGCCCACTGGGACAGCACCTGCAGACGCGCCTGATACTTGACGTCAGTCATTTTTCCCCCAATATTGAATTCGATTCGCACTGAACATTAATTCCACGTGAATGTCCAGTAAAAGCCTTCTTGCGTTTGAAATACGCCCAATTAGACGAGACGATACACGGCCGCCTTGTCCGGCCCCGCCCGCGCCACGACTCCAATTCGAACTCAAAGTGCCGCACGCGAAGTTTTCTTGAAAGCATTTGGCTGGTCGAATGTTATTCCGGCCGTAGCGCCGCACCAGGCCTTCGCCGACTCTTTCTCCTTCCGCAGCGTCAGGAAGCTTCGCCATCACCCCGATTCCGGCTAGGATCACTCTCGAACCCCGCCTGATCGGCATGGTCCGTGTCCTCAGCCCCATTTAACTTCACATGTACGCACGGAACTAGCGCATGGGCGGGCTCGTTGGGACTTGAGGACGCGAGTATTTTCAAACTAGCTGGAGGTTGAGAAATTATGGGATTGAGCTTGCAGAAGGGCCAGTCGCTGTCGCTGACCAAAAAAGACGGCGGATCGCTCACTAAGACCAAGAT from Pseudarthrobacter sp. SSS035 carries:
- a CDS encoding putative hydro-lyase, whose protein sequence is MSQPHALLAPADARLNFRNGLVTPTSGWSDGYTQANLIAVTADYADEFIEFCRLNPKACPVIDIIPAGQYESALAPGSDIRTDIPAYRVWVDGELAEEVTDVASVWRDDMVGVLIGCSFTFEAALASAGIPLRHTETGRNVPMYRTNVECTPAGRIHGPMVVSMRPMLPELVETAIRVTSEVPKVHGSPVHVGSPEDLGIADINRPDFGDAVEIRPGEVPVFWACGVTPQSAVMASRPSFAISHAPGHMFITDVPESTYREPAGEPS
- a CDS encoding DNRLRE domain-containing protein is translated as MFWRKCVAVASSILVGFAIITPTTASAATTISPTIDTYVQADKATTNFGASVRLSTDGRANIWRNTLLRFNVPVPAGEHVVSAKLRAYSEASTTSTEFVDVFTTSGGWTERGVAWNNAPVRGTWLGKAGGFATGSWVEWDVTKGVSAKGGEQNFKLESNAQKWIGFKSKESSSALRPRLVVTTAPDTVTPTEAAVVHGWGTPVTGDEFNYTGAPDAAKWIVYNSTGHAGNGIRSPQQVTVDGSKMVMTGTPDGTTAGMGAKFANQKYGRWEVRAAGAGDNEYHMVSILWPDSENWPCDGEVDYAETTGDWNLITFFHHYGCSNSQTSASRALDVTQFHNYAVDWSPNGIVGYVDGVKWFEDNNSAHQPPGSMHQTLQLDWFPDSTANGAGEMRVDWVRVYAAAGTA
- a CDS encoding type I restriction enzyme HsdR N-terminal domain-containing protein; the protein is MTDVKYQARLQVLSQWATAAAGQGHLVPRIADLEAISAARTVEAPGVSREAVEPWLPTIQWLLKQAAFGVVDPHIQLPDELSRPVSAATALQVLPADENSADAPAPPVMEVSLVAVVSPDTEHGSSHAAEAVTVIAEIKPAPPIVKGPKWESEAHEQVKGAVQRFTKPLHDLLTRDANEGDTRLLITDMLCEGLGYDKFRDLTTEYMVRQDFADYGVRIDKQLIAFIEVKRVSQKLNERHLRQVQMYAVNEGVEWMILTNGQVWQAYHLTGGLPVILNLAFEVDLLGPESLEAKADKMFFLHREALKRRRIDELWKHRAATSPDALLDVILSDSVLDIIRKEIKRNTGITTTVQTLATVIRTEIVDPKLRNK